The Aedes aegypti strain LVP_AGWG chromosome 1, AaegL5.0 Primary Assembly, whole genome shotgun sequence sequence accctgtacatgcaatatctttttaatttatcaatgtaATAGTAAtcagttttctgtacatcgtttaACTAATGTTGTACAATATTCTGATAATAGAAAAGCCaccaaaataattcaatttcacACGAAAaagcacaacgtttagaacggtttATTTTTGAGGttgtcaaaatcaatgatttttagacattttctggaaaatttgacaatttatattatttattttcaaaaaacgcttgttcttcgaaagcttcatcaatcagaagcctgctgaaaaatatgatgaaaaaaatgaaagttaTTTTATAGTTACAATTTACCAGGtatattacggttgttaagaaaattttccagtttgcggtagccgcagagttctaccgcagctgtcaaagttctaccgcaggcttcgaaatcatactatcattgaagcaaaaattcaatcatagtatgcttgaaagagaaaacgctatgaaaaatagcaacaaacaacaatcatcaagacggtatccaagctatcattgaagcctactgataatttaccagtgcaaatcattgatgtgacagctgcggtagctatttgttgaaccgtaaaacggaaagttttcccaaaaattgcaataataataatcaatttCCACCGATGATTTtgtagaaaaataatttaaggtgaagataaatctaagccaaacctcaaattttcaggagcacaaatctggagaatcaaacacccatttgagttgaaaatttaatcgactgatcacttgctggtggtgaccaatcgataaggttttcgGCTTAAACGGGTGCCCGGTTCTCCatattcgtgctcttgaaaatttgaggtttggctttgattcatcttcaccttaaatttacatggaactgatatgagtaagATTTTGAGGTTCAAAGTTCGTTCTGTCGGAAGTACTAATATAGAttgtatactgcttcgcgttagaaaatgggttaaccaacgtgcaaagtttgatttttgaccaacttcgtcgcgtcgcaactcgattctcaatagtgcgcataatgctcacggcggagggcatagatgcgcactatagcgaagtgactcgcgacgcggcgaagatggtcaaaaatcgaacttcgcacgttggttcatccatttttagtcgcgaagcagtataatagggtcctaaatttGTGAGAAGtaggaaatttgatttttcttcttcttactgTCGTTGGGTTCTAACTGGAATAGAGCTTGCTTCTTTTTCTGTTCTATAAGCAGATATAAACTGAGATCTTTCTCTGTCAATTAAtcatcatttttgcatttgaatatcGCAAGCTTAAAAGGAAAATAACCGTCATTGTTTTACATATTTTACAAACCAGCTTTTTCGACGAAAATCAATGGtcttggcaatctatcaatacACTGTAATTTCCACTTGGAATGCCGTGAAGTGAGTTTCATATAGATTTAttaagtaaaaataaaaacgaataaaaatatttttattttgtgatGACTGAGTACTGTCTTGAACCTTAAAGATACTATACGACCGATGGAATTCGGAATTGGGTTGGAAACTTGAGCAGCGGTCGACGTGATGAGAATGAGTCGTTATTTATACGTGTTTTACTCAATTCAAAAGGAAACAATTTCTAATATTTGTTCGGTATTTGCACCCATGAACGTATTATTATATTTAGAAGAACATTTCAAGTAAAATTACGGAAGttgtttaaccttccagtcgtcgcgtggttgaccaccacgctgctgttgtaaaaaagcgaggttttgtgttgtacaaaatacaacagcgcgacgactgaagtgttagagtgaagatgcatcgaaataATGTCGCTTTAttatgtgaatgtgatctactggttccatgctgattggctaAATATGTAAAACGgagtataatccactatggctacgaCTGGAGTATGGCcgaaaccggtgcttctaccctactttAAAAGGTTTAAAGGACGCTCAGGGTATTTCATATGAACCCCGACTGCTGGCATACTAACACAATAAAAGGCAAAATATCATAGCATAGACctattttgatattctttttattttattttttcgatacaGACATGAGGCTCCACATCATCGTTGTCATACTGGCGTTAGTGTCGCTTTCACACGCAAGAGTTTTGGAAAGTATGTATGAATTATTTAACCACTCTTACAAATATTGCAATTGATTCGTACTTTCAGAAAAAGCAATCAAACTGACAAATAAATCCCCCATTGTCCTAAGGCAAGATGTTGAAGAATACAGTGATAGCGAGAATGCCGTAGATGGTAATATTTCTGAATCCAATGCTGTAGATGAGGCAGACGCAAGTGAAATTGTGAACTGCTACGAAGTCAATTGCAACGAAGCTAGCAATGTAAATGCTGATGAGGAAACCAattctgaaaataatgaagttttacaagaaattaatcAAGTTCCTCAGGAACCTGTTAGTGAAGCACCAGTGGTGAACACTGACGATGCTAACCCAATAAATCGGTATTGCAAGTGTACAACTTTTGAATGTAACTGTTGTCGCGATTTTGCGTTACCTCTTGTTCCTGTAAAAGGTCCAGGATGCGCTTCAGTTCAGTACCTAGAAGGTAATCGCATGTCTATAGGAGTAAAATTCGGAGATCGGGTATTGGCAAGTCGAGTAATTTCAGGTCAGTAACGCTTGCTTATTTGAGTTATGTAGATAAAGataaatttgtatttatttttaataggaCGCAAGGCAACTCCTGTATGCATTACCCTACCAGGAGGCTACAACCGTTTCTGTGGCCGCGTATATGGTATTAACAGAAGGGCAGATGATCATTTCAAGGCCTGTCTTGGTCTGGAGCTACGTGCAGACAATGAAATTGAAGCGGTTTTGCGTGTATCTTGCTTCAAGTTTGGACCACGTGGTCTGTCCGTAATCGAGGCCGAACCACTTCCACCAGTTGTTGATGTTGATGGAGATGAAGATGAAGATGACGaagatgatgacgacgatgacgacgaaggAGATGATCTGCTAGGAACATTGGGCATTGCGGATGGTAATGTTCAAAATAACTAACATTTGGACATGTGATTGGTATATTACTATTTtagatgacgatgatgatgatgatgaggaaGATGATGAAGAAGAGGGAGCTGAGCTGGAAGAACCTGAAGTTCAATCTTCTGAACCAGGATATACAGGATTCAGTCTTTTGGAAGGAGATTTTCTAGGGGACTTACTTGGTACAACTGGACAAAAAAAGAAGAAAGCCAACACGAACAAAATAGATACCACTCAGCCACTTACCAAAAACGCAGCAATTCCAAAACCAGCGAAAAAAGCTACTGTACCAGTAGTTGAATCGGCCAATATTACAGTTACGAAAACAAAAGATAAGGACGATGATGGTTCCGATGAAATAACGGATATTGTGGAGTCTATTGTTACTGGAGGGGACGACGATAGTGCAGAaaacgatgatgacgatgacgacgacgatgatgaagATGACGAAGATTCCAAAGAAACTAAAGGAGTGACCGAAGGTATTAATGCCTGGGTTATAAGTAGGTGAAACTTTTGTCAATTAACATTTTCTTGCAGAAACCACCAATGACGAAGATGATTACGAAGAAAGCGGAGAAGAGAATGATGTGAACAACCATGAAGAAAGTACTGATACAGCACAAACAAAGAAGCCAAACTACGGTTTCAGTTGGAATAACTTAACAAGATTGTTTCGAAtaatttcatagaaaatttctATGAATCACTGCAGAGTGAGATAAATCTTATGACTACAAACGTAATTTAAGAAGACTCTGTAAATCTGTTCAAAACGAGACCgtcaatattatttatttaatttatttatttaatttattttaatttattgtagtTATTTATTGAGatgaaaatacatatttttaaatcgTACTATTTTATTATCATTAACACGAGAAACTATGAAAACCTCTCTctaaattttggcggaaaaatctgaaaagtatttaaaatcaatgaaacagttatTCAAGTCatcatgcaaaagtttgggttcaccccttagtatgatgcaaattatgcaaaagtttaggttaagtaaaaatttagtgtacaaaattcaaacaatgtttttgaaaaaatacctatgaAGTAGGAGTAATTCATTACCTTTCCAATGCGccagagagtttcaattggatgtgtaatcacagagatgtgGACACAGAAAAACATACTTTtttacaagcatcggattgctttgcggccttcggcaatgttgttcatcgtagaatgcctatcgagatctgtgttcagaatttttatagaggtcaatgggcgacgtCTGGCGAttattctttgcaaaagtaagttttcccatagtaaatcccatacaaactttgaacggctggcgcctaaatatagtttcaccgatcaagctgaaattttgcatagtTGGTATGGgtcctaaatgcaatccaaaaagtggagtggagcgagaatctaaattttcatacaattgtGTCCCAAGCTAATGTGCAagagttgctactccgttattgcaacaacagctgtacttacacagggaaccaacagatgctactcaaGATCAGTAGCAtgtcaatgtgtaagtactggtgctctcattattataacaaacaataccggcgctagttgcgtccgaatgcaggtcaatttggaaatgggagggaaatgttgacgtgttacttgctttatggaagccaagGAGTCccctgcacttccacaagaaaacactgggagtttggatatgggaaaggatttgttttggtaaacgataaagatataattttaaatgaatacgttAACATATGCTAGAAAATCTTGGGCTATTGACTTCAAGGCAGACCCTTGTGCCGATATCATCGCAAAACCCCCCAAAAAGCTCCAAAAGTTAACGAAAAATGCTGCAAAAGGAGCTCACTTTGCTACAACCTACAaatgggataacgccctaaaagccattggtaaccacgtgtgcagctcgttgtttctgagaaaATAAATGAACAAATATCCATCAAATATCCAAATCAacaccactggcaggtagagaatgatcctttcttcaccattgCGTTGTGTTGTTGAACAACGTGTAACTCCATTCAAATTcatagaaacaacgagctacacatatggttatcaatggcttttagggcgagatcagaagttatgcgagacttGATTGATGTTTTAATGAAATAGCCCAAATAAATTGCAAAGGTTTAAATTAAATACAAATACCTCATTTATAGAAATTGGTCTACGTAAGAGATTGCGCACCCTGTATTTGCTGATGTGCGCACGAATAGAAAGGTatcttttcgagatattgaaacCCTTAGAAGAAAGTCTTTAACTTGTTAGTCTACCTCACAATACTTACCGTTGCCAAAAATCACATAATTAACCGTATTAACcgttgaaaacatatattacttatgagatgaaccagcctagggctgaaagtctcaataatagagaaagaaaaaaaaattaaaaaaaatattacttgaATATGGTATCAATCTAAAAAAGAATAAGCTTGCTTACGTGTTTaaattactgcagtaattgtaaaatttttgttattgttgttatgcttgtcagaaaaccacttttacggtgattttttttaaggtttgattgaaaaatcaaatatcttccactatattcttgttaaattttgaaattctatgttaaaaacatcaaaataatctcaatactattaaaaaagtCTTTGGATTGTCACTTACTCCGGGGTGCctcaataacatttttttaagcttATTGCTAAGGCTTGGGGTGTAGAACGTTTAAGCATATTCCGTTTCCTTTCGCAGGC is a genomic window containing:
- the LOC110678164 gene encoding uncharacterized protein LOC110678164, whose protein sequence is MRLHIIVVILALVSLSHARVLEKKAIKLTNKSPIVLRQDVEEYSDSENAVDGNISESNAVDEADASEIVNCYEVNCNEASNVNADEETNSENNEVLQEINQVPQEPVSEAPVVNTDDANPINRYCKCTTFECNCCRDFALPLVPVKGPGCASVQYLEGNRMSIGVKFGDRVLASRVISGRKATPVCITLPGGYNRFCGRVYGINRRADDHFKACLGLELRADNEIEAVLRVSCFKFGPRGLSVIEAEPLPPVVDVDGDEDEDDEDDDDDDDEGDDLLGTLGIADDDDDDDDEEDDEEEGAELEEPEVQSSEPGYTGFSLLEGDFLGDLLGTTGQKKKKANTNKIDTTQPLTKNAAIPKPAKKATVPVVESANITVTKTKDKDDDGSDEITDIVESIVTGGDDDSAENDDDDDDDDDEDDEDSKETKGVTEETTNDEDDYEESGEENDVNNHEESTDTAQTKKPNYGFSWNNLTRLFRIIS